One genomic segment of Rhodopirellula islandica includes these proteins:
- a CDS encoding PVC-type heme-binding CxxCH protein, with the protein MNLFAFMTRPTSVSCTASLGWAALLLGWLASPVVAQETPSKLEDTHVGWESHQITDQFFAEGSAVGDLNGDGLNDLVYGPVWFEGPDYQVQNSLAEPNVVPVKGYSQHFFSHVCDVNRDGRLDVISVGFPGRNATLYINPGEFDARGDAPTWAAHTIAPRVSNESPAWVNLIPGGLPELVCARDRAYGYYTADSLDDPTQPWKWVPISEPGTAIEPFGHGLGVGDIDGDGQQDIIDRQHWWKHPDTEDSATETNLWQRQTWIAQPYGGGGAQIHVHDFDGDGDSDLVTSKNAHGYGLAWFEQTVAGQFVAHEISGESSMHNPHGYATSQMHALESIDVDGDGRRDIVTGKRYFAHGGKDPGGLQAPLVVWFRNVESDQSGGIEFIPHVIHETAGVGVEVIVTDINGDGRVDVLAGNKKGLSVHFQTDLSDVPQNKRPHVAERWRTPKLPQTEYAIGLSPEESAQHMNLPDGFEVDVVASEPELVQPIAMCFDDRGRIWMIEGNTYPTKAPEGEGKDRILILEDSNGDGSFETHKVFAEGVNLASGIEVGFGGVWIGAAPELLFYPDADRDDVPDAEPTVLLDGWGYQDTHETLNSFTWGMDGWLYGCHGVFTHSNVGKPGTAKEDRVPLNAGVWRYHPVRHEFEVYAHGTSNPWGVDFNEDGDWFVSACVIPHLFHLSHGGRYFRQAGQHFNPHTYDDIKTIADHLHYGDGTFQSANSANRVDRELVRRTVATTSMVGGGHAHAGLTIYQADEFPAHYRGELFFHNLHGHRIVREHLEPEGSGYIGRHRPDFMMSHDHEQIGVGIMQGPDGALYTSDWHDDQTCHHRDHEIWDRTNGRLFRIRYGDLQPYRFDLSTQSLDQLVENLQHPNAYFVRQSQRILQERAAAGTLDRAQLASKLTALLRAELPRRHRLQAVWTAWTSDLLPVNGSQSSNAVRVATDLTTLLDDNDPLIRGWAVQLIGEEQPTLSTDLLAKLQRMADSETSPVTRRHLASFLQRIPESQRLGIARGLLKHGIDQNDRNLPWLIWYGIEPVVDVDPAGVMSVVSNGNWNQLQRFVTRRTATTPEGRQALVKSIGNKIEGMAKEGSVNNQFDWMLEELLQSARSRGGVVMPNAWPHVSQLLRERASATSTRDFVGALAIQFGDASALPELRKILTDPSQAASARLDAMRLLTQAKDQELGEVMLELIDDREIGSQAVRGLASYDSPKIAPLLIQRFQGWSPQKQSDALATLTSRIDSAIQLIAAMEENVIPPTIVPAYAIQNVLSLPFTDDSARKRLEAAWGRIGSTSEQAKQMHEKYSGLLTPASLASADRAEGKKLYETNCGKCHRLFGEGEPIGPDLTGANRSDVNYWLENILQPNAVIGNAYQMTTFLLADGRVVSGLVRSRNEDAVTVQTPSEITVLSLDDVEIEKLSETSLMPEGQLEPMSPNQVRDLFGYLMSPGPAYSREWAIEAESLIRSADVKGGQIQDQNMKPFNDQWSADNHLWWTGGQVGSTLTLNVPHQINGPAEIQMHLTGAIDYATLSLKVNEQSEKSFDGYSRDVKVMPAVTWERVELTPEKPVTIQIKITGKNEKAIARWMAGIDTVSIRPLH; encoded by the coding sequence ATGAATCTGTTCGCGTTCATGACTCGCCCCACCTCAGTGTCCTGCACAGCCTCATTGGGCTGGGCAGCACTGCTGCTCGGATGGCTTGCCAGTCCCGTCGTCGCACAGGAAACACCTTCCAAGCTCGAAGACACTCACGTCGGCTGGGAATCGCACCAGATCACCGACCAATTCTTCGCCGAAGGCTCTGCTGTCGGTGATCTGAACGGTGACGGCTTGAACGATCTGGTGTACGGGCCGGTGTGGTTCGAAGGCCCCGACTATCAAGTTCAAAATTCCCTCGCAGAACCGAACGTGGTTCCGGTGAAGGGATACAGCCAACACTTTTTCTCCCACGTTTGCGACGTCAACCGGGATGGCCGCCTCGACGTGATCTCGGTCGGTTTTCCTGGCCGCAACGCAACGCTGTACATCAACCCAGGTGAGTTTGACGCCCGTGGCGACGCGCCAACCTGGGCTGCTCACACGATCGCCCCGCGGGTCTCAAACGAATCTCCCGCCTGGGTGAATTTGATTCCTGGTGGGTTGCCGGAACTCGTGTGCGCCCGTGATCGAGCCTATGGCTATTACACGGCGGACTCCTTGGACGACCCGACTCAGCCTTGGAAATGGGTCCCAATCTCGGAACCCGGCACGGCAATCGAACCGTTCGGGCATGGGCTGGGCGTCGGCGACATCGATGGTGACGGGCAGCAGGACATCATCGACCGCCAGCACTGGTGGAAACACCCGGACACCGAAGACTCGGCAACGGAAACCAACTTGTGGCAGCGACAAACTTGGATTGCCCAACCGTACGGTGGGGGAGGTGCTCAAATTCATGTGCACGATTTCGATGGCGACGGTGATTCCGACTTGGTCACGTCCAAGAATGCGCACGGGTACGGACTGGCGTGGTTTGAACAAACCGTCGCCGGGCAGTTTGTCGCCCACGAAATCAGCGGCGAATCGTCGATGCACAATCCACACGGGTACGCCACATCCCAAATGCATGCCCTGGAATCGATCGACGTCGATGGCGACGGACGGCGTGACATCGTGACCGGCAAACGCTACTTCGCCCACGGCGGCAAAGACCCTGGCGGCCTGCAAGCTCCCTTGGTCGTTTGGTTTCGCAACGTGGAGAGCGACCAATCTGGCGGCATCGAATTCATTCCCCACGTCATTCACGAAACCGCCGGCGTGGGCGTCGAAGTCATCGTCACTGACATCAACGGCGACGGCCGCGTGGACGTTTTGGCAGGAAACAAAAAGGGCCTGAGCGTCCATTTCCAAACCGACCTCAGCGACGTCCCCCAAAACAAACGGCCCCACGTCGCGGAACGTTGGCGAACCCCGAAGCTGCCGCAAACAGAATATGCAATTGGTTTGAGTCCTGAAGAGTCGGCCCAGCACATGAACCTGCCCGACGGATTCGAGGTTGATGTTGTTGCCAGCGAACCGGAATTGGTCCAACCCATCGCGATGTGCTTCGATGATCGTGGCCGGATCTGGATGATCGAAGGCAACACGTATCCCACGAAGGCTCCTGAAGGCGAAGGCAAAGACCGTATCCTGATCCTCGAGGATTCCAATGGCGACGGATCATTCGAAACCCACAAAGTGTTTGCCGAAGGTGTGAACCTCGCCAGCGGGATCGAAGTCGGTTTCGGAGGCGTTTGGATCGGTGCGGCTCCTGAGCTGTTGTTCTATCCCGATGCGGATCGCGACGACGTGCCAGACGCGGAACCAACCGTGTTGCTGGATGGATGGGGATACCAGGACACGCACGAAACCCTCAACAGTTTCACTTGGGGAATGGATGGGTGGCTGTACGGTTGCCATGGGGTCTTCACCCATTCCAACGTCGGCAAACCTGGCACTGCCAAAGAAGATCGCGTTCCTTTGAACGCAGGCGTGTGGCGATATCATCCGGTGCGACACGAATTCGAGGTGTACGCGCATGGAACCAGCAACCCGTGGGGAGTCGACTTCAACGAAGACGGCGATTGGTTCGTCAGCGCTTGTGTGATTCCGCACCTGTTTCATCTGTCGCACGGTGGAAGGTATTTCCGCCAGGCAGGCCAGCACTTCAACCCGCACACCTATGACGACATCAAAACCATTGCGGATCACCTTCACTACGGTGATGGCACGTTCCAATCCGCCAATTCAGCGAACCGGGTCGATCGCGAATTGGTACGCCGCACCGTCGCAACCACGTCGATGGTCGGCGGCGGGCATGCGCATGCAGGTTTGACGATTTACCAAGCCGATGAATTTCCGGCTCACTACCGTGGTGAACTGTTCTTCCACAACTTGCACGGCCACCGAATCGTTCGCGAACACCTCGAGCCAGAAGGTTCCGGTTACATCGGTCGGCACCGCCCTGACTTCATGATGTCACACGACCACGAACAGATCGGCGTGGGGATCATGCAAGGCCCCGACGGAGCCCTTTACACATCGGATTGGCACGACGACCAAACCTGCCACCACCGTGACCATGAAATCTGGGACCGCACCAACGGTCGCCTCTTCCGAATTCGCTACGGGGACCTGCAACCGTATCGCTTTGACCTGTCGACACAAAGCCTCGATCAACTGGTCGAGAACCTGCAACATCCAAACGCGTACTTCGTGCGTCAGTCGCAACGCATTCTGCAAGAACGCGCCGCAGCGGGAACGCTCGATCGAGCTCAACTCGCTTCCAAACTGACTGCGTTGTTGCGAGCTGAGCTGCCGCGTCGACATCGACTGCAAGCCGTATGGACGGCCTGGACATCAGACCTGCTTCCGGTCAACGGTTCGCAAAGTTCAAACGCAGTTCGCGTTGCAACCGATCTCACCACGCTGTTGGACGACAACGATCCCCTGATTCGCGGATGGGCAGTCCAGTTGATTGGTGAGGAACAACCGACCTTGTCGACGGATCTGCTTGCAAAACTCCAGCGCATGGCGGATTCCGAAACGTCACCGGTCACCCGTCGTCACCTCGCGTCGTTTCTGCAGCGCATCCCAGAATCGCAACGCCTCGGTATCGCACGTGGACTGCTCAAGCACGGCATCGACCAAAACGACCGCAACCTGCCTTGGTTGATTTGGTACGGCATCGAACCGGTCGTCGACGTCGACCCCGCCGGAGTGATGAGCGTTGTTTCCAATGGCAACTGGAATCAGTTGCAACGGTTCGTGACTCGTCGCACGGCGACGACACCCGAGGGAAGGCAAGCCTTGGTGAAATCGATCGGGAACAAAATTGAGGGGATGGCCAAGGAAGGAAGCGTGAACAATCAATTCGACTGGATGCTGGAGGAATTGTTGCAATCGGCGCGCAGTCGCGGCGGTGTCGTGATGCCAAACGCGTGGCCTCACGTTTCTCAGCTGCTTCGGGAACGAGCCTCGGCGACCAGCACGAGGGATTTCGTCGGTGCCTTGGCAATTCAATTTGGGGACGCATCGGCACTTCCCGAGTTGCGCAAGATTCTGACCGATCCTTCCCAAGCGGCTTCGGCTCGCTTGGATGCCATGCGACTGCTCACGCAGGCCAAAGATCAAGAACTCGGTGAAGTCATGCTGGAATTGATCGACGATCGCGAAATTGGCTCCCAAGCTGTTCGCGGTCTCGCCTCGTATGACTCACCGAAGATCGCTCCGCTGCTGATCCAACGATTTCAAGGTTGGTCCCCACAAAAGCAGTCCGATGCGTTAGCCACCCTGACTTCGCGGATCGATTCCGCGATTCAGTTGATCGCCGCGATGGAAGAAAACGTGATCCCACCAACAATCGTTCCGGCGTACGCGATCCAAAATGTGCTGTCGTTGCCGTTCACAGACGACTCCGCGCGCAAGCGTTTGGAAGCGGCTTGGGGACGCATTGGATCGACGAGTGAACAAGCCAAGCAAATGCACGAAAAGTATTCCGGGTTGCTGACGCCTGCCTCACTCGCATCGGCCGACCGCGCCGAAGGCAAGAAGCTCTACGAAACCAACTGCGGCAAATGCCATCGTCTGTTTGGCGAAGGCGAACCGATTGGCCCCGACCTCACCGGCGCCAACCGCAGCGACGTCAACTACTGGTTGGAAAACATCCTGCAACCCAACGCGGTGATTGGCAACGCCTATCAGATGACGACGTTCTTGCTGGCAGACGGAAGAGTCGTTTCTGGATTGGTTCGCTCGCGGAATGAAGACGCGGTGACGGTTCAAACGCCCTCCGAGATCACCGTGTTGTCACTCGATGACGTTGAAATCGAAAAGCTCTCGGAAACATCGCTGATGCCCGAAGGCCAACTTGAACCGATGTCACCCAACCAAGTCCGTGACCTGTTTGGCTACCTGATGAGCCCGGGTCCTGCATACAGCCGGGAGTGGGCAATTGAGGCGGAAAGTCTGATTCGTTCCGCCGATGTCAAAGGCGGTCAAATTCAAGACCAAAATATGAAGCCATTCAACGATCAATGGTCGGCCGACAATCACCTGTGGTGGACCGGCGGACAGGTGGGATCGACGCTGACATTGAATGTCCCCCATCAGATCAATGGTCCCGCCGAGATTCAAATGCACCTGACCGGGGCGATTGATTACGCCACGTTGTCACTGAAAGTCAACGAACAATCGGAGAAGTCATTCGACGGTTATTCCCGCGACGTCAAAGTCATGCCTGCAGTCACGTGGGAACGAGTCGAATTGACGCCCGAAAAACCCGTGACGATACAAATCAAGATCACTGGCAAAAACGAAAAAGCGATCGCACGTTGGATGGCCGGAATCGACACCGTTTCCATCCGCCCCCTGCACTGA